A stretch of the Vibrio stylophorae genome encodes the following:
- a CDS encoding GNAT family N-acetyltransferase, whose amino-acid sequence MQLELDNYYLRSLEIADSESFYMWSRDREVTLYSLSSYAYPQSKSDIEKWLSTINASPKNVSFGICSKANDQLIGYTGVSGISTLNRSGEYFILIGEKECWGQGIGTEVTKIVTDYAIQTLGLHRVQLTASSRNQGAIKAYEKAGYQHEGVMRQSGFRNGEFIDKVLMSVLSSEWKGI is encoded by the coding sequence ATGCAGTTAGAATTAGATAATTATTACTTAAGATCGCTGGAAATTGCAGACAGTGAATCATTTTACATGTGGTCGCGAGATCGTGAAGTCACGCTATATAGCCTGTCTTCTTATGCTTACCCTCAATCGAAATCTGATATAGAAAAGTGGTTGAGCACAATCAACGCAAGCCCTAAAAACGTATCTTTTGGTATATGCTCAAAAGCCAATGACCAACTAATTGGGTATACGGGTGTATCTGGAATAAGCACTCTCAACAGAAGTGGTGAGTATTTCATCTTAATCGGTGAAAAGGAATGTTGGGGTCAAGGCATAGGCACTGAAGTGACGAAAATCGTAACTGATTATGCAATTCAAACTCTTGGGTTACATAGGGTTCAGTTAACAGCAAGCTCACGAAATCAAGGTGCAATAAAGGCTTATGAGAAAGCTGGTTACCAACATGAGGGTGTTATGCGTCAGTCTGGTTTTCGTAATGGAGAGTTTATAGATAAGGTCTTAATGTCAGTCCTGTCTAGTGAATGGAAAGGCATATAA
- a CDS encoding phosphate ABC transporter substrate-binding protein yields the protein MRLLSTFAAYVAIFCSSIFTLAHAETTDLSRFDGQSGSINIAGGTAHIPVMKQAAKAVMLSHPDIRITIAGGGSGVGAMQVGQGLVDIGNTGRALKPSEAAQGLVSFPFAIDGVAVILNPSNPISNLTKQQVIDIYTGKITNWQQLGGDDRAIHLFTRDEASGTRSVFVKKLLSGAVVEPKANVVPSNGAMKTAVARDAGAIGYSSVGYIDDSVKAPALDGVVPTNEACASGAYPVVRQLYMNTKGEPTGLVKTFIEFIYSPQGQTFTKQAGYIPMPAPKTLQ from the coding sequence ATGCGTTTACTTTCGACCTTCGCTGCTTATGTGGCGATTTTTTGTTCTTCTATTTTTACCTTGGCGCACGCTGAGACCACGGATCTTTCCCGTTTTGATGGCCAATCTGGCAGCATTAACATTGCTGGCGGCACTGCCCATATTCCCGTGATGAAACAAGCCGCAAAAGCTGTGATGCTGTCACATCCTGATATTCGCATCACAATTGCTGGTGGCGGCTCAGGTGTGGGCGCGATGCAAGTGGGCCAAGGCTTGGTGGATATTGGCAATACCGGTCGTGCGCTGAAGCCAAGTGAAGCCGCGCAGGGCTTGGTTTCTTTCCCCTTTGCCATTGATGGCGTGGCAGTGATTTTGAACCCAAGTAACCCCATTTCAAATCTGACCAAACAGCAAGTGATCGACATCTACACAGGTAAAATCACCAATTGGCAGCAATTGGGTGGTGATGATCGCGCCATTCACCTTTTTACCCGTGATGAAGCCAGCGGTACGCGCAGTGTCTTTGTGAAAAAACTATTGAGTGGCGCCGTTGTTGAGCCAAAAGCGAACGTTGTGCCATCTAATGGTGCGATGAAAACCGCCGTGGCACGTGATGCGGGTGCGATTGGTTATAGCAGTGTGGGTTATATCGACGATTCAGTAAAAGCGCCTGCTTTAGATGGCGTTGTGCCAACAAATGAAGCTTGCGCATCTGGCGCTTATCCTGTGGTACGCCAGCTTTATATGAACACCAAAGGCGAGCCCACTGGTTTGGTGAAAACCTTTATCGAGTTTATCTATAGCCCACAAGGTCAAACTTTTACCAAGCAAGCAGGCTATATTCCAATGCCTGCGCCAAAAACCTTGCAGTAA
- a CDS encoding phosphate ABC transporter ATP-binding protein, with amino-acid sequence MSAHVIVRDLSLAFGKHQVLQGIDANFEANRIHVLVGPSGSGKSSFLRSLNRLNEVQTPASSFSGEIWLETVKSKTAIHQLKDNELPWLRQQMGMVFQHPQLLPGSIADNVLLPLKVVRGLTGEAAQQAMQDALEQAALWQDVAHRLDVNASSLSGGQQQRLCLARTLALSPTVLLLDEPTASLDPTMAAQIEDLFLTLRQRYTMIVVSHQPQQSIKLADHLYCFEQGQMRELPKTQWHSFFSLKENQRD; translated from the coding sequence ATGAGCGCCCATGTTATTGTTCGTGATTTATCCTTAGCATTTGGCAAACATCAAGTGCTTCAAGGGATTGATGCCAATTTTGAGGCTAATCGTATTCACGTGTTGGTGGGGCCATCAGGCTCTGGTAAAAGTAGCTTTTTGCGCTCGCTCAATCGGCTCAATGAAGTGCAGACGCCCGCTTCAAGTTTTAGTGGTGAAATTTGGCTTGAAACGGTGAAAAGCAAAACGGCCATCCATCAATTAAAAGACAATGAATTGCCTTGGTTGCGCCAGCAAATGGGGATGGTGTTTCAACATCCGCAATTATTGCCAGGGTCGATTGCCGATAATGTGTTACTTCCGCTCAAGGTTGTGCGTGGGTTAACCGGTGAGGCGGCCCAGCAAGCAATGCAAGATGCCTTGGAGCAAGCGGCACTATGGCAAGATGTTGCGCATCGGCTCGATGTGAATGCGAGCTCACTTTCTGGTGGTCAACAGCAGCGTTTGTGCTTAGCGCGAACCTTGGCTTTGTCGCCAACAGTCCTGTTACTTGACGAGCCGACTGCTTCTCTTGATCCAACAATGGCAGCGCAAATCGAAGATCTATTTTTGACGCTGCGCCAGCGCTACACCATGATTGTGGTTTCGCATCAGCCGCAGCAAAGTATCAAGCTTGCTGATCATCTTTATTGTTTTGAGCAAGGACAGATGCGTGAGTTGCCTAAAACGCAGTGGCACAGCTTTTTCTCACTCAAAGAAAATCAACGGGACTAA
- a CDS encoding tautomerase family protein produces MVVIYGIKDHLNPIKAELSDVIQNSMTQALGLPEDKRAHRFIPLDKSDFYYPSGRTDAYTVIEVNMMEGRKVETKKALIKALFSNIESRLGISPVDIEITIKEQPSHCWGFRGITGDEVADLTYKIHV; encoded by the coding sequence GTGGTCGTCATATATGGAATAAAAGATCATTTGAATCCAATTAAAGCTGAGTTGTCCGATGTGATTCAGAATTCAATGACTCAAGCTCTAGGCTTGCCCGAGGATAAACGAGCTCACAGGTTTATTCCGCTTGATAAAAGTGATTTCTACTATCCTAGTGGTCGCACTGATGCCTACACGGTGATCGAAGTAAACATGATGGAAGGTCGCAAAGTAGAAACGAAAAAGGCATTGATCAAAGCGCTTTTTAGTAACATTGAATCTCGATTAGGCATTTCACCCGTTGATATTGAAATCACAATTAAAGAGCAGCCTTCCCATTGTTGGGGTTTCAGAGGAATTACAGGTGACGAAGTCGCCGACTTAACCTACAAAATCCACGTATAA
- a CDS encoding integron integrase, which translates to MSKSPFLNQVRTELRTRQYSLRTEKSYLHWIKCFIRFHDLSHPQKMGNQEIEHFLNHLAVDRHVSAATQNQALCAIIFLYRHVIGREIVDLRYQNTRTPKRIPTVLGEEEVKMVMAHLKGKYWLITAILYGAGLRIQEALSLRVKDIDFASQAIFIFNGKGRKDRYSLLPKSLFEPLKSQIEVVKKIHQQDISQGAGMSSVPPAIYRKYKDSLKTQGWQFLFPSTHRCMHPYDGYLCRHHLHASAYARQLRQAVSASNIVKRVTAHTFRHSFATRLLENGTDIRTVQELLGHTDLRTTEIYTHVVGNRRAGTISPVDFL; encoded by the coding sequence ATGTCTAAGTCCCCTTTTCTCAACCAAGTTCGAACAGAGCTGCGCACCCGCCAATATAGCCTGCGCACTGAAAAAAGTTACTTACACTGGATTAAGTGCTTCATTCGCTTTCATGACCTGAGCCATCCTCAAAAAATGGGCAATCAAGAAATTGAACATTTTTTAAACCATTTAGCTGTGGATCGGCATGTTAGCGCTGCAACTCAAAATCAGGCACTTTGCGCCATTATTTTTCTCTATCGACATGTGATAGGTCGTGAAATTGTCGATTTACGCTACCAAAATACGCGCACACCCAAGCGAATTCCAACCGTACTAGGTGAAGAAGAAGTCAAAATGGTGATGGCACATTTAAAGGGAAAATATTGGCTAATTACTGCCATTTTGTATGGCGCGGGTTTAAGAATTCAGGAAGCGCTCAGTCTTCGAGTTAAAGACATTGATTTTGCTTCTCAGGCTATTTTTATCTTTAACGGTAAAGGACGAAAAGATCGCTACAGTTTGTTGCCCAAATCTTTATTTGAACCTTTAAAATCGCAAATTGAAGTGGTGAAGAAAATCCATCAGCAGGATATATCACAAGGTGCGGGAATGAGCTCTGTCCCGCCGGCTATTTACCGAAAATATAAAGATTCACTGAAAACGCAAGGCTGGCAATTTCTTTTTCCATCCACCCATCGCTGCATGCATCCCTACGATGGTTATCTTTGCCGCCATCACCTGCATGCCAGTGCCTATGCGCGGCAACTACGTCAGGCGGTCAGTGCTTCAAATATCGTAAAACGAGTCACTGCGCATACCTTTCGCCACTCCTTTGCCACGCGACTACTCGAAAATGGCACCGATATTCGCACAGTTCAGGAATTGCTGGGACATACGGATCTACGTACTACTGAGATTTATACCCATGTGGTGGGTAATCGCCGCGCCGGTACCATTAGTCCCGTTGATTTTCTTTGA
- a CDS encoding PstC family ABC transporter permease codes for MMRLLPVLASIVGLSILALLLFLISYALPVFLKHYQAVLVFTWAPEQGHIGILAMVLGSACIALLALVIAYPIAIGLVCFLLVYRHTRLARFLRRMIRFMAGIPTVVYGICAIFLLLPLLRETLSLGSGFSLFSAALMLSLLILPVMVMTLENQAQLMMQPLWITSAALGLSPWQALRHLWFVQSRHTFLASALLGFSRALGDTMLPLMLAGNAPQIPMSVFDSVRSLTAHISLVLSTAQGSQAHQSLFAAGFLLLCFSVLIQLLIRRLLFNRRQLFHRRQLLNQRQYNALPHQHSPLAHQKNALSEPPELTSNHVKARRYEG; via the coding sequence ATGATGCGCCTTTTACCTGTACTGGCAAGTATTGTGGGCCTGAGCATTCTGGCCCTTTTGCTGTTTTTGATTAGCTATGCTTTGCCAGTCTTTTTAAAGCATTATCAAGCGGTCTTGGTATTTACCTGGGCGCCGGAGCAGGGCCATATCGGCATTTTAGCCATGGTCCTTGGTTCGGCGTGCATTGCGCTATTGGCATTGGTCATTGCGTATCCAATCGCCATTGGTCTGGTCTGTTTTTTACTGGTTTATCGCCATACGCGATTGGCGCGTTTTCTTCGCCGTATGATTCGTTTTATGGCGGGGATCCCGACGGTTGTTTATGGCATTTGTGCGATCTTTCTTTTATTACCTTTGCTGCGTGAAACGCTATCGCTAGGCTCTGGCTTTAGCCTATTTAGTGCTGCGCTGATGTTATCGCTGTTGATTCTGCCAGTGATGGTGATGACCTTAGAAAACCAAGCGCAGCTGATGATGCAGCCGCTTTGGATAACCAGCGCAGCATTAGGTTTGTCACCCTGGCAAGCGCTTCGACATCTTTGGTTTGTGCAAAGTCGTCACACTTTTCTTGCTAGTGCGCTGCTTGGATTTAGCCGCGCTTTGGGCGATACCATGTTGCCGCTGATGCTTGCGGGTAATGCACCGCAAATTCCCATGAGTGTGTTTGATTCAGTGCGCAGTTTAACGGCGCATATTAGTCTGGTGCTTTCTACCGCGCAGGGATCGCAGGCGCACCAATCGCTTTTTGCCGCAGGATTTTTGCTGCTGTGTTTTAGTGTGTTGATTCAATTGCTGATTCGTCGCTTATTGTTTAATCGACGACAGTTGTTTCACCGACGTCAGCTGCTTAATCAACGTCAATATAACGCTTTGCCACATCAACATAGTCCCTTAGCGCATCAAAAAAACGCGCTCTCTGAGCCCCCCGAATTAACATCAAACCATGTGAAAGCGAGGCGTTATGAAGGATGA
- a CDS encoding PstA family ABC transporter permease, producing the protein MKDEPSLYQTSSFHKASSLKQAAASRASSYGDHLFLRLWSWACAFLLFTVILSGVCFIVVQAWPALGVSLFFGDSPPWAAFWGDVPIWEGIWPACVGTLTLICLTLAIALLPGIGTGIWLARSHGRRQQLLRFAIELLAGIPSILMGLFGFTLILFLRATFWPEANVSLLLSATCLALLIIPYLAMTTQSALSALPESLAVTAAALGMRPWQVLWYVQLPQAKRGIISGIMLSLGRAAEDTAVIMLTGAVANAGLPAGILERFEALPFAIFYYSAQYQSEQELQMAFGAALILLCATAVIFACAGLLMQRSLHLEEKSQ; encoded by the coding sequence ATGAAGGATGAACCATCTTTGTATCAAACATCCTCTTTTCATAAAGCTTCATCGTTGAAGCAAGCTGCGGCTAGTCGCGCATCGTCTTATGGCGATCATCTGTTTTTGCGTCTGTGGAGCTGGGCTTGCGCATTTTTGCTATTTACCGTGATTTTAAGTGGCGTGTGTTTTATCGTTGTGCAAGCTTGGCCTGCATTGGGCGTTTCCCTCTTTTTTGGCGATAGTCCCCCATGGGCTGCTTTTTGGGGAGATGTGCCTATTTGGGAAGGCATTTGGCCCGCATGCGTTGGTACGCTGACGCTGATTTGTTTGACTCTTGCTATTGCGCTTTTACCGGGCATTGGCACAGGTATTTGGCTTGCTCGCAGTCATGGCAGGCGACAGCAACTGCTGCGTTTTGCTATTGAGCTTTTAGCTGGGATCCCATCCATTTTGATGGGGCTTTTTGGCTTTACCTTGATCCTATTTTTACGCGCCACCTTTTGGCCTGAGGCCAATGTGAGTTTGCTGTTATCCGCCACTTGTTTGGCACTGCTTATCATCCCCTATTTGGCGATGACCACGCAGTCGGCATTGTCGGCGCTGCCGGAATCATTAGCGGTGACCGCAGCGGCGCTTGGTATGCGCCCTTGGCAGGTGCTTTGGTATGTGCAGTTGCCGCAAGCCAAACGCGGCATTATTTCTGGGATCATGCTTTCATTAGGGCGCGCCGCTGAAGATACGGCTGTGATCATGCTGACCGGCGCCGTCGCCAATGCCGGGTTGCCCGCAGGAATTTTGGAGCGTTTTGAAGCCTTGCCCTTTGCCATTTTTTATTACAGTGCGCAGTACCAGAGTGAACAGGAGCTGCAGATGGCCTTTGGCGCAGCGCTGATTTTACTGTGCGCGACTGCCGTTATCTTTGCCTGTGCGGGATTATTGATGCAACGCAGTTTGCACCTTGAGGAAAAAAGCCAATGA
- a CDS encoding pentapeptide repeat-containing protein, whose translation MTKKTRLSIQDDSGNHILTSYVAVPGCDYEGADLSGLSFIGQKGLRGRCFRHAILYWANLSDSDFSGCDFRNSDLRGAILSGALLTNCDFRGAKLGKDNLGGETEIDGANFEGSIYDKNSEFPEGFSPKGAGMHYQVNG comes from the coding sequence ATGACTAAGAAGACTCGATTATCAATTCAAGATGATAGCGGCAATCATATCTTAACCTCTTATGTGGCGGTGCCAGGCTGTGACTATGAGGGCGCCGATTTATCAGGTTTATCGTTTATTGGGCAGAAAGGCTTGCGTGGTCGATGCTTCAGGCATGCGATTCTTTACTGGGCTAATTTATCTGATTCAGATTTTAGTGGATGTGATTTTCGTAATTCTGATTTGAGAGGCGCTATTCTATCCGGTGCATTATTGACGAATTGTGACTTTAGAGGCGCGAAGCTGGGAAAAGACAATTTAGGCGGAGAAACTGAAATTGACGGGGCGAACTTTGAAGGCTCAATTTACGACAAAAATAGTGAATTTCCAGAAGGGTTTAGTCCAAAAGGTGCAGGTATGCACTATCAAGTCAACGGTTAA